In the Oceanivirga salmonicida genome, ACTCTAATAGAAAAATAACAGTAATACATGATGAAAATTTTGATTATATTACATATTGGAGACCTAAAAATTCTAATTTTATATGTATAGAACCTTGGTATGGTATATCAGATTTTTTGGAGAGTGATCAAAATATAGAGACTAAAAAGGGAATAAAAATTATTAAGAAAAACGAGATATTTAATTCAAGTTTAATATATAAATTTGAAAAATAAGATTTAAATTTTAATTTAGATAAAGCATTTAATGAAGCAGAAAAAGCCGGGTAGAATTTTGAAAATTTTTATTCGGTTTTTTTGTTGATGGTCAAATATTGTGGACTTTATAGAATTTTTTATCTTTTCAAAATTAATAATCAAGGTATACTAATAATGTAGAATTTACATATAGTGAAAGGGGTTTTTATGAAGAGAGTATATTTGTTTTGTAATGCAGGGATGTCAACTAGTTTAGTAGCTAGTAAAATGCAAAAAGTTGCTAATGAGCATAATTTACCTATAGAAGTTAAAGCATTTTCAGATGCTAAAATGGCTAGTATAGTTGAGGAATTTCATCCAGATGTTATTTTGTTAGGACCACAAGTTAAATTTAAATATGAGGAAACAAAACAAAAATATGAATCACAGGGAATATTAGTTGAAGTAATAGATTTAGTAGAATATGGTAATGTAGATGGAGAAAGAATTTTAAAAAGAGCAATAAAATTATTAAAAGGGGGTAAATAATATGTTGGAGAAAATAGAACGTATTTTGTCGCCTATAGCAATAAAACTTGGAAATAATAAAGTTTTAATATCTATTCGTGATGGGTTTTTAGTAACAACACCATTATTAATAGTAGCATCAATTTTTTTAGTTATAGCTAATTTCCCTATAAAAGGGTATGATGCTTTTGTAGCAAGACTATTTGGTGAAGGTTGGGCAAGTAGATTATCCCCAATTATAAATTCAACTTTTGGAGTAATAGCTTTAGTTGGTTCAATGGGAATAGGATATTCTTATGCAAAACAATTAAAAGTTGATCCTATTGCTGGTGGAGCAGTTTCATTAGTAGCATTTTTAATATTAACACCTCAATCACACACATTGGGTGAAAATGTTTCATTTAAAGGATTTGCTTTTGGGAATTTAGGATCAGCAGGGTTATTTGTTGCAATGATATCAGCATTAATTGCGGTTAAAATATTTGCAAGTATTACTAAAAAAGGTTGGGTTATTAAATTACCAGAAGGAGTACCGCCTGCAGTTACAAATTCATTTGCTGCATTGATTCCAAGTGCATTTGTTATGTTTACGTTCTTATTAATAAATATTATATTTTCATTTACTGGTTATGAATATGCACATAACTTTGTTTATCAAATATTACAAGCTCCATTGGTTAAATTTGGTAGAAGTGTTATATTTGAACCAATTTACCAATTCTTATCAACATTATTCTGGTTCTTTGGTATAAATGGGCCTGCAGTTACTAATACTATATTTGCACCTATACATTTATCATTAACTACAGAAAATCTAGAAGCTTTTCAAGCTGGTATGAAATTACCTAACATATTTACAGGACCATTTGGAGATTTCTTTGGTAACTTTGGTGGTGGAGGATCAACACTATCATTAGTATTACTTATGATATTTAGAGGTAAGTCAGAGCGTATGAAAAAATTAGGTAAATTATCTATATTACCAGGTATATTCGGAATAAATGAAATGGTTATATTTGGTTTGCCAGTAGTATTAAACCCAATTATATTAATACCATTTTTGACAGTACCATTAATGAATATTATACTATCAACAATAGTTACTAAAATAGGTATAATACCATATACAACAGGTGCATCATTGCCATGGACAACTCCATTATTCTTTAGT is a window encoding:
- a CDS encoding PTS sugar transporter subunit IIB; the protein is MKRVYLFCNAGMSTSLVASKMQKVANEHNLPIEVKAFSDAKMASIVEEFHPDVILLGPQVKFKYEETKQKYESQGILVEVIDLVEYGNVDGERILKRAIKLLKGGK
- a CDS encoding PTS sugar transporter subunit IIC, translating into MLEKIERILSPIAIKLGNNKVLISIRDGFLVTTPLLIVASIFLVIANFPIKGYDAFVARLFGEGWASRLSPIINSTFGVIALVGSMGIGYSYAKQLKVDPIAGGAVSLVAFLILTPQSHTLGENVSFKGFAFGNLGSAGLFVAMISALIAVKIFASITKKGWVIKLPEGVPPAVTNSFAALIPSAFVMFTFLLINIIFSFTGYEYAHNFVYQILQAPLVKFGRSVIFEPIYQFLSTLFWFFGINGPAVTNTIFAPIHLSLTTENLEAFQAGMKLPNIFTGPFGDFFGNFGGGGSTLSLVLLMIFRGKSERMKKLGKLSILPGIFGINEMVIFGLPVVLNPIILIPFLTVPLMNIILSTIVTKIGIIPYTTGASLPWTTPLFFSGWLSTGSIIAGVFQILLVFLGCLVYYPFFKVLDNQFLGDETTKVDKKGDELDDMSLDDISFD